Proteins encoded together in one Penaeus vannamei isolate JL-2024 chromosome 41, ASM4276789v1, whole genome shotgun sequence window:
- the LOC138860461 gene encoding cuticle protein 7-like — MSLKVAVLACVAVIALCDKAPVYKPLIPVYTPRPYHAPEPAYHASEPAFHAPEPAYHAPKHYEPEYPDVPPKYNYNYGVADGYSGANFGHSESRDGYKTEGSYTVDLPDGRKQTVKYVDNGDGLVAEVSYEGEAHYPEHTPAYKSAPPTYAPPPPAYA, encoded by the exons ATGTCTCTCAAG GTCGCCGTCCTCGCCTGCGTGGCTGTCATCGCTCTGTGCGACAAGGCCCCAGTCTACAAGCCCCTTATCCCCGTCTACACCCCAAGACCTTACCACGCCCCCGAGCCCGCCTACCACGCCTCCGAGCCCGCCTtccacgcccccgaacccgcctaccacgctCCGAAACACTACGAGCCTGAATACCCTGAT gtcccacccaagtacaactacaactacggcgtcgccgacggctactccggcgccaacttcggccactcggagtcccgcgacggctacaagaccgagggcagctacaccgtcgacctccccgacggccgcaagcagaccgtcaagtacgtggacaacggcgacggtctcgtagctgaggtcagctacgagggcgaggctcactaCCCCGAACACACCCCCGCCTACAAGTCCGCTCCCCCCAcctacgcccctcctcctccggcctACGCTTAA
- the LOC138860550 gene encoding cuticle protein 7-like, whose amino-acid sequence MSLKVAVLACVAVVALCDKAPVHKPLIPVYTPRPYHAPEPAYHAPEPAYHAPDPTYHAPKHYEPEYPDVPPKYNYNYGVADGYSGANFGHSESRDGYKTEGSYTVDLPDGRKQTVKYVDNGDGLVAEVSYEGEAQYPEHTPAYKPALPAYAPPTPTYA is encoded by the exons ATGTCTCTCAAG GTCGCCGTCCTCGCCTGCGTGGCTGTCGTCGCTCTGTGCGACAAGGCCCCAGTCCACAAGCCCCTTATCCCCGTCTACACCCCAAGACcttaccacgcccccgaacccgcctaccacgcccccgagcccgcctaccacgcccccgatCCCACATACCACGCTCCGAAACACTACGAGCCCGAATACCCTGAT gtcccacccaagtacaactacaactacggcgtcgccgacggctactccggcgccaacttcggccactcggagtcccgcgacggctacaagaccgagggcagctacaccgtcgacctccccgacggccgcaagcagaccgtcaagtacgtggacaacggcgacggtctcgtagctgaggtcagctacgagggcgaggctcagtaccccgagCACACCCCCGCCTACAAGCCCGCTCTCCCCGCCtacgccccccctacccccacctatgCTTAA
- the LOC138860462 gene encoding cuticle protein 21-like, with protein MSLKVAVLACVAVVTLCDKAPVHKPLIPVYTPRPYHAPEPAYHAPEPAYHAPEPAYHAPEPAYHAPEPAYHALEPAYHAPEPAYHAPEPAYHAPEPAYHAPEPAYHAPEPAYHAPEPAYHAPEPAYHAPEPAYHAPKHYEPEYPDVPPKYNYNYGVADGYSGANFGHSESRDGYKTEGSYTVDLPDGRKQTVKYVDNGDGLVAEVSYEGEAQYPEHTHAYKPASPAYSPPTPTYA; from the exons ATGTCTCTCAAG GTCGCCGTCCTCGCCTGCGTGGCTGTCGTCACTCTGTGCGACAAGGCCCCAGTCCACAAGCCCCTCATCCCCGTCTACACCCCAAGACcataccacgcccccgaacccgcctaccacgcccccgagcccgcctaccacgcccccgaacccgcctaccacgcccctGAGCCCGCCTACCACGCCCCTGAGCCCGCCTACCACGCCCTTGAACCCGcataccacgcccccgaacccgcataccacgcccccgaacccgcaTACCACGCTcccgaacccgcctaccacgcccccgaacccgcctaccacgctcccgaacccgcctaccacgcccccgaacccgcctaccacgcccccgaacccgcataccacgcccccgaacccgcctaccacgctCCGAAACACTACGAGCCCGAATACCCTGAT gtcccacccaagtacaactacaactacggcgtcgccgacggctactccggcgccaacttcggccactcggagtcccgcgacggctacaagaccgagggcagctacaccgtcgacctccccgacggccgcaagcagaccgtcaagtacgtggacaacggcgacggtctcgtagctgaggtcagctacgagggcgaggctcagtaccccgagCACACCCACGCCTACAAGCCCGCTTCCCCCGCctactccccccctacccccacctatgCTTAA